A window of Plasmodium brasilianum strain Bolivian I chromosome 8, whole genome shotgun sequence contains these coding sequences:
- a CDS encoding U3 small nucleolar RNA-associated protein 25 → MSNPNRRRKKRRITSLNELYELEYVKREKKKKLKKLNIYKKNKVDSVNEVYEVKEEKDAKKQDKKEKKVNIILLREYKKLKELEEEPKQIYGGPSDQEEKKAKHKKESPHVTFLQILKKKNKGNENWDVHNNLNSEITSQVKYASSFLQDDVTINIQRKDEEVDPEKGNIPRMLGSKHKENKRINVLKNVDEMYMSMLIKNVRNQSNYFASSGEKRNGSNSRSNRISRSSRSSRSSRSSRSNSSSSNRDNGKINGKGKGRTRNGIRGSERGGCNALDHNESRMDKGGTVPPSYYASFKADNIYNNYSNRSYKIWEDKMDYYFTFCQNVNEKFMEQFCRKKLNKIKQKKEKMKDKNKTIEDIYVSSNLFFETNIFRKRGNREDTNDAVVESRNDDVDKNISEDEKGKDDQMEETKFQFFHNIEIKPYFFCSYLEKNYITYYLINILDTKPKCILDQHNFYNIYEPILCNLRNYLCSFKHPISYFRSDIYIYLERYYNMRITKYVSCGKREEQEDQTECRVVNANMDKEEEQCETLQGGKSEKKNKHINEVGNGERNGRSNGRTNNGKSGKMHGKKKKTFLDVSAIIEQSDELRGYFHYINSYVDVLFTNQNVLNSHFVRLLNSIHHLNHLKKKRKRKKYIRKKIEKLEKTQQVENKNNVQLDEDFCDESFAKPKILILCAFRYIAKEYVDLICKLLKPSEIKNKNKLLTEYDITIEEKKKMKKEYLKKKRTFDYINLYRGNNDDCFRLGIKLLDDEKRIQIYSPFYDSDILICSPLGLDTIIKESQEEGEEKNRLLSGTDSSDNYELIDDTNSSSSKRKKNKNNNEYKRKIKLNRKKKKLYEYDFLSSIEILIIDQVDIILMQNLLTLKNVLDFINKPLLRWGNANINRIPKYIVNGYIKNYRQTIISSSILDTNFISLIQLANNYRSYIKLFIKNGVHSSMHNGGNNDAHSDAYNDATVLLNIRNYFSTNQYFKKIECDNVLKIEENIINFFSTNVVDILTNIKHLILFLPTYIEYIRLNEILRKTDISFKGVNEYTNKKKLLKIKKLFKFGRINILLVTGRLIFYERCTFAGANHIIFFSPPKFIFMYFELIKNLNRNVNTSSICYYTKYHTYELERIVGQKRAKHLVSENNGKITLFK, encoded by the coding sequence atgagcAATCCAAATCGAAGAAGGAAGAAAAGGAGGATCACGTCACTCAATGAGCTGTATGAACTAGAATAcgtaaaaagagaaaaaaaaaaaaagttgaaaaaattaaatatttataaaaaaaataaagttgaCTCGGTAAATGAAGTATATGAAGTGAAGGAAGAAAAGGACGCAAAAAAGCAggataaaaaggaaaaaaaagttaacaTCATACTGCTAAGAgagtacaaaaaattaaaggaatTAGAAGAAGAACCTAAGCAGATATATGGTGGACCATCAGAtcaagaagaaaaaaaggcaaaacaTAAAAAGGAGTCCCCACATgttacatttttacaaattttaaaaaagaaaaataaaggaaatgaAAACTGGGATGTACATAATAATCTAAATAGCGAAATAACCAGTCAAGTAAAATACGCGTCTTCATTTTTGCAAGACGATGTAACGATAAATATCCAAAGAAAGGATGAGGAGGTAGATCCCGAAAAGGGAAATATCCCAAGAATGCTAGGGAGTAAacataaggaaaataaaaggataaaCGTGTTAAAAAATGTGGATGAAATGTATATGTccatgttaataaaaaatgtaagaaaTCAAAGCAACTATTTTGCAAGCAGCGGGGAAAAAAGGAATGGCAGTAATAGTCGTAGTAACCGTATTAGTCGTAGTAGCCGTAGTAGCCGTAGTAGTCGTAGTAGCCGTAGCAATAGCAGTAGCAGTAACCGCGATAATGGCAAAATCAACGGCAAGGGAAAGGGCAGAACTAGGAATGGTATTAGGGGCAGCGAAAGGGGGGGATGTAATGCCCTTGATCATAATGAGAGTAGGATGGACAAAGGTGGCACAGTTCCACCGAGTTATTATGCCAGTTTCAAGGccgataatatatataacaattataGTAACAGGTCTTACAAAATATGGGAAGATAAAAtggattattattttaccttttgCCAAAATgtgaatgaaaaatttatggAACAATTTTGTAgaaagaaattaaataaaataaaacaaaaaaaagaaaaaatgaaagataagaataaaactattgaagatatatatgttaGCTCTAATTTGTTCTTTGAAACGAATATTTTTAGGAAGAGGGGAAATCGGGAAGATACAAACGATGCTGTAGTAGAAAGTAGAAATGACGATGTagacaaaaatataagtgaAGACGAAAAGGGTAAAGATGATCAAATGGAAGAGACAAAATTCCAGTTTTTTCATAACATTGAAATTAAGccctattttttttgcagctatttggaaaaaaattatataacatattacTTGATCAACATCTTGGACACAAAACCAAAATGTATTTTAGATCAACATAatttctataatatatatgaaccaATACTATGCAACTTGAGAAATTATCTTTGCTCGTTCAAACACCCCATTTCCTATTTTAGAAgtgatatatacatatacctaGAAAGGTACTACAATATGAGGATTACAAAATATGTTAGCTGcggaaaaagagaagaacAGGAAGACCAAACTGAATGTCGCGTGGTGAATGCCAATATGGACAAGGAAGAAGAACAATGCGAAACATTACAAGGGGggaaaagtgaaaaaaaaaataaacatataaatgaaGTGGGAAATGGAGAGCGAAACGGAAGATCAAACGGCAGAACAAACAACGGTAAAAGCGGCAAGATgcatggaaaaaaaaagaagacatTTCTTGATGTAAGCGCCATTATTGAGCAAAGCGATGAATTAAGGGGATACTTTCACTATATCAATTCGTATGTGGACGTTTTGTTCACAAACCAGAATGTTCTGAACAGCCATTTTGTAAGGCTACTAAACAGCATTCATCATTTAAACCacttaaagaaaaaaagaaaaagaaaaaagtatatcagaaaaaaaatagaaaaattagaaaaaactCAACAGGTGGAAAACAAGAATAATGTACAATTAGATGAAGATTTTTGTGATGAAAGTTTTGCTAAACCGAAAATTTTGATCTTATGTGCTTTTAGATATATTGCTAAAGAATATGTAGATTTAATATGCAAATTATTAAAACCtagtgaaataaaaaataaaaataaattactaaCTGAGTATGATATAACCAtagaggagaaaaaaaaaatgaaaaaagaatatttaaaaaaaaaaagaacatttgATTATATTAACTTATATAGAGGTAATAATGATGACTGCTTCAGATTAGGAATAAAGTTGTTAgatgatgaaaaaagaatacagATATATAGTCCATTTTATGATAGtgatattttaatatgttctCCTCTGGGCTTAGATACTATTATTAAAGAAAGTCAGGAAGAGGGAGAAGAGAAGAATCGTTTACTGAGTGGTACCGATTCCTCAGATAATTATGAACTAATAGATGACACAAACAGTTCATcatcaaaaagaaaaaaaaataaaaataacaatgaGTACAagcgaaaaataaaacttaataggaaaaaaaaaaaattgtacgaATATGACTTTCTATCATCTAttgaaattttaattatagaCCAAGTAGACATAATTCTAATGCAGAATTTgttaacattaaaaaatgttcttgattttataaataaaccATTACTAAGATGGGGAaatgcaaatataaatagaatacccaaatatatagtaaatgggtatataaaaaattatagacaAACAATTATTTCTTCTAGTATTTTAGACACGAATTTTATTTCGTTAATCCAGTTAGCAAATAATTACAGGagttacataaaattatttataaaaaatggtgTTCATAGTAGTATGCATAATGGTGGGAATAATGATGCTCATAGTGACGCTTATAATGATGCTActgttttattaaatataagaaattattttagcACGAAtcaatatttcaaaaaaatagagTGTGATAATGTgttaaaaatagaagaaaacatcataaatttcttttcaaCAAATGTCGTTGacattttaacaaatataaaacatcTTATCCTATTTCTACCAACctatattgaatatataagaCTAAATGAAATACTAAGAAAAACAGATATCTCTTTTAAAGGGGTTaatgaatatacaaataaaaaaaaattattaaaaattaagaaattatTCAAGTTTGGaagaattaatattttgttagtTACTGGtcgtttaattttttacgaaAGATGTACTTTTGCAGGGGCCAACCACatcatctttttttcccctccaaaatttatttttatgtactttgagttaattaaaaatttaaacagGAACGTTAATACGTCCTCTATATGTTATTACACAAAATATCATACATACGAGTTGGAAAGAATTGTAGGACAAAAAAGAGCCAAGCATTTAGTGAGCGAGAACAATGGAAAGATAACGCTCTTCAAGTGA
- a CDS encoding hypothetical protein (conserved Plasmodium protein), whose protein sequence is MSAVEELKFIWNFLFSDITSEKQDEEIECQKKYEENINLLKRLMRTENLKFEQKYNALNVLEKLKDVKGVKYEDVLYDYAKNFLKFLKESFGNVAEEIQINDKISYRRNELIKQDLNNKLQNLNNNYNLEYINLNKCLGTENFENQLNASLKFNSLKDILSKLLIEMKKYENQYNNLSDTDKFLDMKIYEIENYLNKDVNDNA, encoded by the coding sequence atgtcaGCAGTTGAAGAATTAAAGTTCATttggaattttttattttcggATATTACATCAGAAAAACAAGATGAAGAAATAGAatgtcaaaaaaaatatgaagaaaatataaatttactaaAAAGATTAATGCGAACAGAAAACTTAAAATttgaacaaaaatataatgccTTGAATGTattggaaaaattaaaagatgtGAAAGGTGTTAAATATGAAGATGTTTTATATGATTatgcaaaaaattttttaaaatttttaaaggaaTCTTTTGGAAATGTAGCAGAAGaaattcaaataaatgataaaatatctTATAGAAgaaatgaattaataaaacaggatttaaataataaattacaaaatttaaacaatAACTACAATttagaatatattaatttaaataaatgtttagGAACAGAGAATTTTGAAAATCAGCTAAATGCGAGCTTGAAATTTAATTCGTTAAAGGatattttaagtaaattGTTAATTGAAATGAAGAAATACGAAAATCAGTACAATAATTTATCGGATACAGATAAATTTTTggatatgaaaatttatgaaattgaaaattatttaaataaagatGTTAATGACAATGCGTAA
- a CDS encoding RNA-binding protein: MGKYNTSRRTEEGLDKYHYREERYEKQDNNSFTNKSDMHMKEKESYYTLENRRYGSRSREKGTGGGRENYKNENNYNNSSYKKSSVENYHGKRNEMSNGDRTRNYSKSRKDYYHHHHQNFSRDRYYNNRSPARRNFSKDRNKNIMMYDRNNDRKYSDKYRYERENNNNNSNHNNNHSNHNNSNNNNHNSNRLWGNSGHNNVSGPYENNYNNRGRNERMNIRRYSPGADRQRSPYDNNSYRMNIGMIRRERQKDMRNKYGYKKADPCKIFVGNISPDAREEDVRRKFLHYGDIMNMQWKRRFAFIEYFRSSHAQNAIQEENGKFFFGEELSVQPHHPGSFFFHNRNDNRNFSSKYQRNYSPHNRNESRERKNSLRIVVKNVDEKASWQDLKDFGREVGSVNYANIIQDSNNNKERYGIIEYYNYETIKKAVEVLNGKKFNGNVVEVVKYNDSSLDSILYRNKDREFNYYNKENNMGDHKKYYVNDKFYGDSYNRDKDKYRKDKFYDRYRNYDRNKLSRDEKENTTYHDRRDASYRRGGGGGSGSGMHEKRRSIQDNERNSDIKKERDDDNRNIGKDAEGVDGRSQLSDGRANEKDEGEDRAMERSERRVGNERWERRKKSERREISERRERSERRERSERRERSERRERSERRERSERRERSERRERSERRERSERRERSERRERSEKSERRERSERRERRERSERRERGERRERSEEREQIEKEQLYEKQGTMESIENGKKRDKYKRGGAGGRYGRNYKSERSESVIRNGREERGEEQHILKKDKDDYTNEKEGKINIDKNDRELSTRGDDEDGQLYKSDKERSTDSTNIKDKSDKNSNTMNKNDEHYRSRSSSVKPKSYKRNMNRRRVSKVSEGSSVRRDLRDSYCDDNINNDKWSISKKACINKCNSTESGA; encoded by the coding sequence atggGTAAGTATAATACCTCGAGAAGAACAGAGGAAGGGTTAGATAAATATCATTATAGAGAAGAAAGGTACGAAAAGCAAGATAATAACAGTTTCACAAACAAGTCGGATATGCATATGAAAGAAAAGGAGTCGTATTATACGTTGGAGAACAGAAGATATGGATCAAGAAGTCGAGAAAAAGGGACTGGAGGTGGTAGagagaattataaaaatgaaaacaattataataatagtagttaTAAGAAGTCATCTGTAGAAAATTATCATGGGAAACGAAATGAAATGTCAAATGGGGACAGAACTAGAAATTATTCAAAGAGTAGAAAagattattatcatcatcatcatcagaATTTTTCGCGTGAtagatattataataatagatCTCCTGCAAGAagaaatttttcaaaagatAGGAATAAGAATATAATGATGTATGACAGAAATAATGATAGAAAATACAGTGATAAGTACAGATATGaaagggaaaataataacaataatagtaatcataataataatcatagtaatcataataatagtaataacaataatcaTAACAGTAACAGGTTATGGGGAAATAGTGGACATAATAACGTTTCTGGACCGTATgagaataattataataatagagGAAGAAATGAAAGAATGAATATAAGAAGGTATTCCCCAGGAGCTGATAGACAAAGATCTccttatgataataattcatatagAATGAATATCGGTATGATTAGAAGAGAAAGACAAAAAGATATGAGAAATAAGTATGGATATAAGAAAGCTGATCcatgtaaaatttttgtgGGCAATATTTCACCAGATGCAAGAGAAGAAGATGTAAGAAGAAAGTTTTTACATTATGGAGATATTATGAACATGCAGTGGAAAAGAAGATTTGCATTTATAGAATATTTTAGGTCATCACATGCACAAAATGCTATTCAAGAAGAAAAtgggaaatttttttttggagaAGAATTAAGTGTACAACCACATCATCCAggatcttttttttttcataacaGAAATGATAATCGaaatttttcttcaaaatatCAACGCAATTATTCTCCCCATAATAGAAATGAGTcaagagaaagaaaaaattctttAAGAATTGTTGTTAAAAATGTTGATGAAAAAGCTAGCTGGCAAGATCTAAAAGATTTTGGGAGAGAAGTTGGGTCAGTAAATTATGCTAATATTATTCaagatagtaataataataaagagaGGTATGGAATAatagaatattataattatgaaacGATTAAAAAAGCTGTAGAAGttttaaatggaaaaaagttTAACGGAAATGTAGTCGAAGTTGTGAAATATAATGACTCGTCATTAGACAGTATACTTTATAGAAATAAAGATAGagaatttaattattataataaagaaaataatatgggAGAtcataaaaagtattatgttaatgataaattttatgGAGATTCTTATAATCGTGATAAGGATAAATATAGAAAGGACAAATTTTATGACAGGTATAGAAATTATGATCGAAATAAACTTAGTAGagatgaaaaggaaaacacAACATATCACGACAGACGAGATGCCAGCTATAGAAGAGGAGGTGGTGGCGGTAGTGGCAGTGGAATGCATGAAAAGAGAAGGAGCATACAGGATAACGAAAGGAATagtgatataaaaaaagaaagggaTGATGATAACAGAAACATTGGTAAGGACGCAGAAGGCGTTGACGGAAGAAGTCAGTTGAGTGATGGCAGGGCGAATGAAAAGGATGAAGGTGAGGATAGAGCAATGGAGAGGAGCGAAAGGAGGGTAGGTAATGAAAGATGGGAAAGAAGGAAGAAAAGTGAAAGAAGGGAAATAAGCGAAAGAAGGGAAAGAAGCGAAAGAAGGGAAAGAAGCGAAAGAAGGGAAAGAAGCGAAAGAAGGGAAAGAAGCGAAAGAAGGGAAAGAAGCGAAAGAAGGGAAAGAAGCGAGAGAAGGGAAAGAAGCGAGAGAAGGGAAAGAAGCGAAAGAAGGGAAAGAAGCGAAAGAAGGGAAAGAAGCGAAAAAAGCGAAAGAAGGGAAAGAAGCGAAAGAAGGGAAAGAAGGGAAAGAAGCGAAAGAAGGGAAAGAGGTGAAAGAAGAGAAAGAAGTGAGGAAAGGGAGCAGATAGAAAAAGAACAACTTTACGAGAAGCAAGGGACTATGGAAAGTATtgaaaatgggaaaaaaagagataaatataaaagggGTGGAGCAGGAGGAAGGTATGGAAGAAACTACAAAAGTGAAAGAAGCGAAAGTGTTATTAGGAATGGAAGAGAAGAAAGAGGAGAAGAACAacacattttgaaaaaagataAGGATGATTATACTAAcgaaaaagaaggaaaaataaatatagataaaaatgataGAGAATTAAGTACAAGAGGTGATGATGAGGATGGACAGTTATATAAAAGTGACAAGGAAAGAAGTACAGATTCAACaaatattaaagataaaagtgataaaaattcaaatacaATGAATAAGAATGATGAACATTATAGAAGCAGAAGTTCAAGTGTAAAACCAAAAtcttataaaagaaatatgaacAGAAGAAGGGTTAGCAAAGTATCAGAAGGATCATCAGTCAGACGTGACTTAAGAGACAGTTATTGTGATGATAAcattaataatgataaatggTCCATCTCAAAAAAGGcttgtataaataaatgcaatTCTACCGAAAGCGGTGCATAG
- a CDS encoding methionine--tRNA ligase, giving the protein MLTKFGSQVNEYIFSQRDTFLVPLAVEVRQTSFSLERGRAKLAAKLGSKLGRSSLNNLKNSNLYFYVINRTQIPNVHTKVKRGKAARPLNKSYQVAGGVADEVADCTEDGVANCSGNHTLKGQQNNSIKSSLLKSGRNNSINEESYNHVENVVQYIAERDGEDEKIFFISTPVYYGNDEPHIGHAYCNVLSDIIKRFMEVGYNKNKRKVIFFSGMDEHGLKIELKSKKMNISSNIHIDNICSYYKRMNEELNVKVNLFQRTSNTFHKSFVQNVWSYLLNNNYIYKDVYKGYYDVNEERYLNEFEYKEEKKIIEKNQKNRKNEKNKESQKYEKNGNNKKHNIIYIEEQNSYFFNILKFKDFLIDFYEKNKEYIFPCYLQKEIMYSLKNDLKNICISRYNTEWGIKIPGEEKGSIYVWFDALLSYVSAILYIVKRYSNNMQRRGIANTFDTIVDPVLPGSSSNKDEKRVREYDFLCSYEDILEMVSMNGAVCGSGDSNNDSNRCSDRGSDRCSDRGSDRCSDRGSDRGSDRCSDRGSDRGSDRCSDIGNMAVSKLFARAWNPHVQIIGRDILKFHGVFYLCLLKSLNLKLPDKIVCHGLIKNENIKMSKSLNNVISPFTLLKRYNTDILRLYFIGSGNIYEDKNFKEKNVLTFELFLRNNVGNLLYRVVSLCLENKYEIIKEIKKEDYYNSSILNECRNMKKKLVKWINSMEYPLFLENLMILIKSVNKYFVHKEPWNCTHNSDKFNAIIYETLECIKFISVFMYAIIPHTCLTILKNLGLQNVREDTISLCMMNEMTKKFIIKKLIKIV; this is encoded by the exons ATGTTAACAAAATTTGGATCACAGGTAA acgaatatatattctcTCAGAGAGATACCTTTTTGGTGCCACTGGCAGTGGAAGTG AGACAGACAAGTTTTTCGCTCGAAAGGGGGAGAGCAAAATTAGCTGCAAAGTTAGGCTCAAAGTTAGGTCGCTCTTCTTTAAATAATCtgaaaaatagtaatttatacttttatgtaataaatagaACACAAATTCCAAATGTGCATACAAAAGTGAAAAGGGGTAAAGCGGCGAGGCCCCTAAACAAGTCATATCAAGTAGCGGGTGGAGTAGCGGATGAAGTAGCGGATTGTACAGAGGATGGTGTAGCTAACTGTTCAGGAAACCATACCTTGAAAGGCCAGCAAAACAATTCGATAAAAAGCTCGCTTCTTAAAAGTGGAAGGAACAATTCTATTAATGAGGAAAGTTATAACCATGTTGAAAATGTAGTGCAGTATATAGCAGAAAGGGATGGGgaagatgaaaaaattttttttattagtactCCAGTTTATTATGGAAATGATGAGCCGCACATCGGACATGCATATTGCAATGTTTTAAGTGATATAATAAAGAGATTTATGGAAGTAGgatataataagaataaaagaaaagtaatctttttttctggAATGGATGAACATGgattaaaaatagaattaaaatCAAAGAAGATGAATATTAGTAGTAATATACACATTGATAATATTTGTAGTTATTATAAAAGGATGAATGAAGAACTAAATGTAAAAGTTAACTTATTTCAAAGAACAAGTAATACTTTTCATAAGTCATTTGTACAAAATGTTTGGTCATATTTACTaaataacaattatatatataaagacgTATATAAAGGGTATTATGATGTAAATGAAGAGAGATATCTGAACGAGTTTGAAtataaggaagaaaaaaaaataatcgaaaaaaatcagaaaaacagaaaaaatgaaaaaaataaagaaagccaaaaatacgaaaaaaacggaaacaacaaaaaacataacattatatacattGAAGAACAAAacagttatttttttaatatactcAAATTTAAAGATTTCTTAATagatttttatgaaaaaaataaagagtaTATTTTCCCGTGttatttacaaaaagaaattatgtattctttaaaaaatgatttgaAGAATATCTGTATAAGTAGATACAACACAGAATGGGGAATAAAGATCCCAGGGGAAGAAAAAGgatctatatatgtatggtTTGATGCTTTACTATCTTATGTGTCagctatattatatatagttaaAAGGTATAGTAACAATATGCAACGTCGTGGAATCGCAAATACGTTTGACACTATTGTCGATCCAGTATTACCTGGGTCCTCTTCAAACAAGGATGAGAAGCGTGTGCGGGAGTACGATTTTTTATGTTCCTATGAGGACATTCTGGAAATGGTCAGCATGAATGGAGCTGTCTGTGGAAGCGGCGATAGCAATAATGACAGTAACAGATGCAGTGACAGAGGCAGTGACAGATGCAGTGACAGAGGCAGTGACAGATGCAGTGACAGAGGCAGTGACAGAGGCAGTGACAGATGCAGTGACAGAGGCAGTGACAGAGGCAGTGACAGATGCAGTGACATCGGTAACATGGCGGTGTCTAAACTGTTTGCGCGTGCGTGGAATCCCCATGTACAGATAATAGGAAGGGACATACTAAAATTTCATGGAGTATTTTACCTTTGTTTATTGAAAAGCTTGAATTTAAAACTGCCTGACAAAATAGTATGTCAtggattaataaaaaatgagaatataaaaatgtcaAAAAGTTTAAATAATGTTATAAGCCCATTTACACTTTTAAAAAGGTATAATACTGATATATTAAGACTATATTTTATAGGTAgtggaaatatatatgaagacaaaaattttaaagaaaaaaatgtgttaacATTTGAGCTTTTTCTTCGTAATAATGTAGGTAACTTATTATACCGAGTTGTATCATTATGtcttgaaaataaatatgaaataattaaagaaataaaaaaagaggattattataattcttctattttaaatgaatgtagaaatatgaaaaaaaaattagttaaaTGGATAAATAGTATGGAATACCCTCtctttttagaaaatttgATGATACTAATAAAAAGTGTTAATAAATACTTTGTGCATAAGGAACCTTGGAATTGTACTCATAATTCGGACAAATTTAATgctataatatatgaaacatTGGAGTGTATAAAATTCATTTCTGTGTTTATGTATGCCATTATACCACACACGTGTCTgactattttaaaaaacttaGGTTTACAAAATGTTCGTGAGGACACGATTTCCTTGTGCATGATGAATGAGATGaccaaaaaatttattataaagaaGTTGATCAAAATTGTGTAA
- a CDS encoding hypothetical protein (ADP), with protein sequence MRVAFVKSVLYLSSFTQNTELYETIYIQLRSPQECIKSIVYVFHMESYYLKKKKKIKYKELFITTFLTHGGSNLISKLIVSPLERTVIIKQVRPVFFKGILLQPSFAYSNIIRSIHSNQGVTSFWWGYNASILSFLSFSFLRLLFHDRIKYSLSLYTTSISSTNNSSNYNYFFVKFFLLYTSSCLAATIAYPLDTIHNCMQLNHEIIRNKKLHNRSIFLFIYDQLLKKKIKNLYAGYSLCLFSFIPYLIITIKLNELFTKHFIDFSYQVKSLSLEKEEQKNEYNTNEDYKKLFNKTPSFFPYIFLGVLTGYVAQIATYPLETIRRTYQYHVMYEQYFPKLSKHFKILYKEKCSKTLINKISNLYKGFTMHSFKLIPEYFIFSCFFYYVKNNIPI encoded by the exons atgagagTTGCGTTTGTAAAAAGCGTTTTATATTTAAGCTCA TTTACTCAAAATACAGAGTTATATGAAACCATTTATATACAACTGAGAAGTCCACAAGAGTG cATAAAAAGTATTGTATATGTTTTTCATATGGAaagttattatttaaaaaaaaaaaaaaaaataaaatataaagaattatttataacaacATTTTTAACCCATGGAGGATCAAATTTAATTTCAAAACTTATTGTTTCACCACTGGAGAGGACTGTAATCATTAAACAAGTGCGACCAGTTTTCTTTAAAGGCATTTTGCTTCAGCCTTCTTTTGCATACTCAAACATAATAAGAA GCATACACTCAAATCAAGGCGTAACGTCCTTTTGGTGGGGATACAATGCAAGTATTTTGAGTTTTTTATCATTCAGTTTTTTAAGATTACTATTTCATGatagaataaaatacagCCTATCTCTATATACCACTTCTATAAGTAGTACTAATAATAGTAGCAAttataattacttttttgttaaatttttcttattatacaCCTCAAGTTGCTTAGCTGCAACAATAGCATATCCTTTAGACACCATTCATAATTGCATGCAGCTGAATCATGAAATAATTAGAAATAAGAAACTGCATAACAGGagcatttttctttttatatatgaccaattattaaaaaaaa aaattaaaaatttgtacGCGGGGTACAGCCTATGCTTGTTCAGCTTCATCCCGTATTTGATCATAACGATTAAGTTAAACGAACTGTTTACAAAGCATTTTATTGATTTCAGTTATCAAGTGAAAAGTTTATCCTTAGAAAAAGAGGAACAAAAGAATGAATATAACACAAATGaggattataaaaaattatttaataagacTCCAAGTTTTTTTCCCTACATCTTTTTGGGTGTACTAACAGGTTATGTGGCACAGATAGCTACATACCCACTAGAGACTATAAGGCGAACATATCAGTATCATGTTATGTATGAACAATATTTCCCAAAATTATCGAagcattttaaaattttatataaagaaaagtgCTCAAAAACGCTTATCAACAAAATTTCGAATCTGTACAAAGGATTTACAATGCATTCGTTTAAATTAATACCGGAGTATTTCATATTTAGCTGTTTTTTTTACtacgtaaaaaataatatacccatataa